In the Mobula birostris isolate sMobBir1 chromosome 25, sMobBir1.hap1, whole genome shotgun sequence genome, TCAGATTATAGTGTTATTTTGAACTCATTTTAGTCCTGTCATCAGCTGCTGCCTGCTGGAACAAGAGCTGCCGCCTGCCTTCAAACAGTAAGACACACGCTGCCATGGCTGAGTTGAGGCTGTCTACACCTGGAGTCATGGGCACGTACAGTCGTTTCCCTCTGGTCTTCTCCACTAACATGAGCGCCTCTAGGCTGAGTCCATGCGTCTCGCCGCCAATCACAATGGCTGTGTGCTGCCCCGCCCAGGCCTGGTAGCAATTTTGAGCATCCACTTTGGGTAGCGAGAGCAGGAGTTCACTCTCATCGTCCTCGCTGTCGCTCTCCTCGTACTTGACTGCGTGCCGGGACGCGCCCCTCTGGTCacgtgtggagagagattcgggAAGGACAGGTGGGTTCTCAACTGGACAGTTATGGTCTGCCACATGGACACGGGTGCTGGTAGACAGGTAGTTGGGAACCACTTCCCACTCCAGGTTTGAAAGCACGGGGATGCGGAAGTGAGCACCCATTCCTGCTCGGAGCACTTTGGGTTCCCAAACATCCACACAACCtgggagaatggggagaaagagaaaagaaaaatcagATTTTAATAATCCCCCGTGATGCTTTCCTCAATATATCATACAGGAACTTGAGTAGGAGTCTGCTTGACGATATCGGCTGCTGTAGCACGGGCGTACATTAGGAGCATTGTTTGCACAAGGCTGGGATTGGTACGATTGAGCAGGAGGATCGGagcacctccttcctcaccttggCTCTAACTCCGAATAATTATTCATAACTAATCACATTTTTCTTCCTGCCAGAGGAGTGAAAAAGATTTGTATAATAGGTGTAACTCTACTGGTCGAATGTATTGGAGAACTGAGACAGAGGGCAATGGAACTTTTCAATACAGAATGTGGCTATGAACAAATTATAGAGCTGAAAAATCTGCTTTACCTCTTGTGTAATGGAACCCACAAAGATCTCTGTGCTCTTTAAAGTTAACCTGTTGTGTGTACCTGATGTTGactgaaggctgatttatacttttgcatagtaccctacacaagtgggctacgccgttatgagcatttatacttgtgcgttggtgtgtctgcgtcgctctgcaattcactgtcaaaacactagttggcggtgGAGTTTCTATGCCaccgtgttgagtttcttcgtgttgataCTCAATgcaaagaaactcaaacttcaaacaatggcggcTGAAattgaaggagggtgaattttctgtgcttgtccagccactgaaagacatggacgaggaaatgcatttcaaatattttcggatgccggcaggtagatttgatgatttggttcattgtctccaaccatttgggttttagcttcaggtggaagtcaacaggctgtagctgctagctacaaactggcgtcaagcacaggatcctccataattttggaggtctgtaaagctttatggaaagcattgcagacagagttccttccctgcccttcagtcgcccaatgggaagctattgaagCGTAGGAgaaaatgtgatgctaccaagcggaccaatcacagttgttgcggtctgcgtcgccgcgacgcgtagttacatttttggggaggtgcgtgTCAGGCTATGGCGTCGatttaacgcagaagtataaattggccttgaTTCAGCACTGTCGGCAGTCTGATGTCTAATCCTCTCAACTTCTCGATCTCTCTTCCTTTAAGATGTTTCTTAAACTCATCACTGAACAACCCTATGGTCATCTACATGAACATCCGCATGCATGCAGACTCTTTAATCTGCCTGATAAAGCTCCTGTGGCATCTGGGAAAGTAAAAGTAACACACaaacatgctggagaaactcagcaggtcaggcggcatccatggagaggaataaacagttgatatttcgggcagagacccttcaagAGTTCCTGATGAACATCTAAGGGCTCAGGGGACTATAACAGTCCTGATAATACTAACCTTTTGTCACTAATATTTTACTGCATCCAGCTGCCACAGCAGATCGCAATATTGTGCCCAAATTGCCGGGATCACGGATGTTGTCACAAATAAGGAAAAGAGGCAAGGTATGCTCCTTCTGAATTGGATACTTTATCTTGGAATATTCCGGCTTCAAAAAAATCCCTGCCAGAAACAGCAAAAGGAGGAAAGTTTTAAATCCTTACCCCACGCAGCACCGATGACCTCCAGTGGAAATTCCACACCATGCAATGGTCCGCACACTATTTCTAAGTCAAGATCTTATACTCAAGTTTGGTCTCCAGTTGATGTTAACAATTGCATGGCACTTCTGAAAGTGAGCAGAGGGTTCAGCTTGTGGCCTGGAGAACCAGCCTTCACTACATTTCCCTCTGCCGTACATCAACATGGCCATTCACTGATTCAAGGTTATCATTATACGATGTGAGCAGTCACGGACTTTCTGTGACCACgactgctcttggcaaatttttctgcagaagaggtttgccatcgcctttttcttgggcagtgtctttacaagatgggtgaccccaggtatatcaatactcttcagagattgtctgcctggtgtcagtggccgcataaccaggacttgtgatatgtaccagctgctcccatgggttCACATAGCCCTGATCAGGggagctaagcagatgctacaccttgcccaagggggaCCTGTAGGCCAGCGGAGAGAAGgagtgccttgcacctcctttggtagagacccatctccaccccaccacctgtaTTCCAGGTACTCGTATAAAAACACTTCATGATCGCTCAATGCAACCTGTTAAATTAGGATGTAAACTTGTTATTTCCTCATAGTTTAAGCTTTCCCATGTTTGCTTTATTTTTATATTATCACCTTCCTATAAGCAATTGTTTAGTGAAATTTCCAGTAATTGTGGCAAAGCTGCTTCTGTATTTTTCAAGAAGCGTATTGGTTCCCCTGTCACAGG is a window encoding:
- the mrm3a gene encoding rRNA methyltransferase 3A, mitochondrial isoform X1, encoding MAALMGSVCRWAGVRFSLPPGPGRRYVRALRRRPIEIIDNRGQGAVGDVKRPRDPEGAGPRGQAGRQPLGPDAEPELSFERAFPGDKRLAKVMIIAKSKKFREQHGKVLLEGRRLITDALRAGARLETLFFSNLDSLKELPVEKLKHAELIKVKFEEIKMWSDLVTPQGALGIFLKPEYSKIKYPIQKEHTLPLFLICDNIRDPGNLGTILRSAVAAGCSKILVTKGCVDVWEPKVLRAGMGAHFRIPVLSNLEWEVVPNYLSTSTRVHVADHNCPVENPPVLPESLSTRDQRGASRHAVKYEESDSEDDESELLLSLPKVDAQNCYQAWAGQHTAIVIGGETHGLSLEALMLVEKTRGKRLYVPMTPGVDSLNSAMAACVLLFEGRRQLLFQQAAADDRTKMSSK
- the mrm3a gene encoding rRNA methyltransferase 3A, mitochondrial isoform X2, whose protein sequence is MLLVFECMSYEDGLSELGLFSLERMRMRGDLMEVCEKRKVMIIAKSKKFREQHGKVLLEGRRLITDALRAGARLETLFFSNLDSLKELPVEKLKHAELIKVKFEEIKMWSDLVTPQGALGIFLKPEYSKIKYPIQKEHTLPLFLICDNIRDPGNLGTILRSAVAAGCSKILVTKGCVDVWEPKVLRAGMGAHFRIPVLSNLEWEVVPNYLSTSTRVHVADHNCPVENPPVLPESLSTRDQRGASRHAVKYEESDSEDDESELLLSLPKVDAQNCYQAWAGQHTAIVIGGETHGLSLEALMLVEKTRGKRLYVPMTPGVDSLNSAMAACVLLFEGRRQLLFQQAAADDRTKMSSK
- the mrm3a gene encoding rRNA methyltransferase 3A, mitochondrial isoform X3 yields the protein MIIAKSKKFREQHGKVLLEGRRLITDALRAGARLETLFFSNLDSLKELPVEKLKHAELIKVKFEEIKMWSDLVTPQGALGIFLKPEYSKIKYPIQKEHTLPLFLICDNIRDPGNLGTILRSAVAAGCSKILVTKGCVDVWEPKVLRAGMGAHFRIPVLSNLEWEVVPNYLSTSTRVHVADHNCPVENPPVLPESLSTRDQRGASRHAVKYEESDSEDDESELLLSLPKVDAQNCYQAWAGQHTAIVIGGETHGLSLEALMLVEKTRGKRLYVPMTPGVDSLNSAMAACVLLFEGRRQLLFQQAAADDRTKMSSK